The stretch of DNA TTTATCACAAAATTGTAACCCATAGTATGGCTTATTAAAATTTGAGGGAGGAATGACTTAAATGGCCAAACAGAAATTTGAGAGGACGAAACCCCATGTCAATGTAGGAACGATCGGTCATGTTGACCATGGCAAGACCACTTTGACTGCGGCGGTCACGTATTGTTTATCGAGTGCGGGTTATGCA from Bacillota bacterium encodes:
- the tuf gene encoding elongation factor Tu (EF-Tu; promotes GTP-dependent binding of aminoacyl-tRNA to the A-site of ribosomes during protein biosynthesis; when the tRNA anticodon matches the mRNA codon, GTP hydrolysis results; the inactive EF-Tu-GDP leaves the ribosome and release of GDP is promoted by elongation factor Ts; many prokaryotes have two copies of the gene encoding EF-Tu); the encoded protein is MAKQKFERTKPHVNVGTIGHVDHGKTTLTAAVTYCLSSAGYA